The genomic interval TCTCGGTCCCCGTAGGGAAAAAAGCCGAATTTCTGATCGTCAACGGAGTGGAATGCGAACCGTTCCTGACGGCGGACCATCGCGTCATGCTGGAGAGGGGAGCCGAAATGCTCGTCGGAACCGACATTCTGTCCCGGGCTCTCGGAGTCGACAAGGCTTACATAGGCATAGAGAACAACAAGCCCGACGCGATCGAGCATCTGCGACAACTGAGCGCCGGTTATCCGGATATCGAAGTCGTCCCGCTGCGAGTACGTTATCCGCAGGGGGGAGAAAAACAACTGATCGAGGCCGTACTGGGCCGCGAAGTACCTTCAGGAGGCCTGCCGATCGACGTGGGGGCCGTCGTGCAAAATGCGGGTACGACCTTGGCCGTATACGAGGCAGTGCAGAAGAACAAGCCGCTGATCGAACGCGTCGTGACCGTTACCGGCCGGGCAATGTCCCGTACGGCGAACCTGAAGGTCAGGATCGGCACGCCGATCTCGTCGCTGATCGAATACGGCGGAGGAATGCCCGAGGACACCGGCAAGATCGTGAACGGAGGCCCGATGATGGGCCGGGCCGTAGCCAATCCGGAAGCTCCCGTCACCAAAGGAACGTCCGGTATTCTGCTGATCCGTCGTAAGGGCTCCGTGAGAAAAACGCCGCAAAGTTGCATCAAGTGTGCCAAATGCGTCGGCATATGCCCCATGGGACTCGAACCTTACTTGATGTACGGGTTCGCCCGCCGGTTACGCTACGAGGAGCTCGAAGCGGCCCATGTCACGGATTGCATAGAGTGCGGTTGCTGTTCGTACACCTGTCCTGCCTACCTGCCGCTGCTGGACTATATCCGGCTGGGCAAGTCGGAAGTGGCCAAAATTCTTCGGGCGCGAAAAGCCCGATAGGTTAGGAGACCGGCAAAAACGGATTGCGCAAACAAGAAGAACCAAGCATATATTCATGGAGAAAAAACTAATCGTATCCCCGTCGCCTCATATACACGGAGCCATGACGACCCGCCGGCTGATGAAGGACGTGGTGATCGC from Alistipes ihumii AP11 carries:
- the rsxC gene encoding electron transport complex subunit RsxC, with the translated sequence MLKGFSKGGVHPPGFKISRAEAIVELPPPTVAVIPLSQHIGAPAVPCVAKGDRVVTGQLIAAADGFVSANVHSSVSGTVTAVGEVPDAGGVRRPAITIAVEGDQWLDIIDRSESLVKECHLTRDEIITRIKNAGIVGMGGATFPTHVKLSVPVGKKAEFLIVNGVECEPFLTADHRVMLERGAEMLVGTDILSRALGVDKAYIGIENNKPDAIEHLRQLSAGYPDIEVVPLRVRYPQGGEKQLIEAVLGREVPSGGLPIDVGAVVQNAGTTLAVYEAVQKNKPLIERVVTVTGRAMSRTANLKVRIGTPISSLIEYGGGMPEDTGKIVNGGPMMGRAVANPEAPVTKGTSGILLIRRKGSVRKTPQSCIKCAKCVGICPMGLEPYLMYGFARRLRYEELEAAHVTDCIECGCCSYTCPAYLPLLDYIRLGKSEVAKILRARKAR